The genomic region AAAAAAATAGCAAGACATCAGAACAAAAGTAGAAATGTTAGACGGCTGACTTCAAACAAAAACCTCAAAATCTGCATTTTCTGTCTGACGCTCCACTCCCAAGCAACGAGCATGAGATGagtttaatattcattttgcagattaTGCATTTTCCGTGTGGTTAAGGAAGATGTTGAGAACCAACCAGTATGTAAAAAGAACTTTACTGGCACATCTCGCTCTTCCTGCTAAGATGTACAACCACACAGCTGATGTCATAAAGCTTTCCAAAACAATTCACAGTATAAAGCGGCACAGTTAAATGCTTCTTGCGACAGACACAAGTAACCATGATGACTATCGGGTTAATAAGCCTCATTAGCCTCTGGCTCCACGCAGGATGGGGTGAGTATCTCTACTTCttcagtgactgtgtgtgtcctctTGGGAAAACTGGGATGGTGCTCACTGGGAAGACCAGATTCCTTGACCGTGACTTTTCTCATCGATCACCCTTCTTCTAACTCCCCTCAGCTCTACATGTTTATCAGCCCTACCGGGTCGTAGGCAAAGGCAAGGAGGCAACTCTGCGCTGCTTCTACCAAACCAAGGACCAGCCAGAAGAGGTGCAGTTCACTCTGTACCGTGGAATGGACAGGAAGCAGGAGGTGTGCTACTCATCCTTCAACACCTCGCAGTCCCTCTTCGAGACCCACGGCCAGGTGCGGTGCAGGGGGCACATCCAACCAGGCAGCGTGGACATCACCATCTCTGGCCTTGTTGGGCATGACACCGACCTGTACCAGTGTGTAATCGAGGTCCTGTACCCCCCTCCATACCTGCTGGGACTTGGCAATGGAACCTTGCTCTACATACCAGGTGAATACCCCAAAGCCACACGCTGCCACGATACTCATCCTTtcctttattaatatttgtagGTAAATTTACGGCTGCCGGTGTATGGGACTAACATAGGATCGAGGGAAAAGCTGAAGCGGCGGACGATAGTCACCGGCTCTCCAGTAACAGCCCTTCGCGTCAGTCACACTCAGTTCTTTGCAGCGGTGTGTTATTGAGACATCTGGGACCTGGTCTGCTGGACAGTTTTAGGAAAAGCTCTACAGGACCTGAGCTCCGCGTGCAGCCCTGCATATGGGTTAGCTGATCTCAGTACACTCATTTATATCATACTGAAATGAATACTTGCACAATAATCTTTTCCTCCGCGACAATTTTCCACCCTTTTGGTGGAGGCAGTCATTGTCACATTCGCATAACAGTTGGTGTTTATGTGAACTGCCAATTTTGAGAGCTGCCCAGAAACCACCTAAGACAGTGAGGCGGTTGCGTGTGGTTTACTGATCACACGCTTCCTGGTGAGAAGGGGTGCACCCAGACCCCAGCTCTAACCAgcgacatcacacacacacagcaattacAGAAGCAGTTGCCGTCATTGCTTGAGCATCTTCTCATTACCTTAGTTCGATTTCTTTTCAACCGTGCGCTCACTTGTCGGTCTGCACTCAAAACTGCGACTTTAACAGCCACAGAGAGATACGGGGTGAATGACGTGTGCCTTCCCGGCTCAGTGTTTGTACCAACGGCTCTCACTTGTGCCATTCTACAGAGGAGCTCGACTGTCCAGAACCTGCTGAGAAATTCCTCGCTGACAGGCAAGAAACCTCCGAGGCGGCATGTATTCTACCTTGGGCTATATTTGCtttcatcataatcatcatcatcatcatcaccgcaGTTGGCTACAAAGTGAGTCTGCCTCTTTTTACCTCTTTAACAACATCTTTTTTACTTATTCTCAGATGTGGTCCTGGTAGCACACGCTGCACGTGGGCTTAGAGCCAACCTGAAGGCTTACAATTACTAAATTATGTTGATTaaagtagggggtgcagtggtgcggtgggttggaccacagtcctgctttccggtgggtctggggttcgagtcccgcttggggtgccttgcgatggactggcgtcccgtcctgggtatgtcccctccccctctggccttacgccctgtgtcaccgggtaggctccggttcaccgcgacctcgtatgggacaagcggttctgaaaatgtgtgtgtgtgtgcgttgatTAAAGTAATGTAAGTCTTGCCTCTACTGACATTATCGACCACTGAGGCTGACAGCTATGGAACGTGCAGAAAAATCACACCGCGAGCCATGAAAGCAGGGCTGAGAATCaccatgtaaaaatgttaacacCGTTACACAGAGTGATCAGACGCTGATTTCTGTAACAAGCTGAATATTATTTACGGCAAAATACCaacccaaccaaccaatgtctgcaaccgcttgtcttgagcggTCCGGGTCGCctcgaaccggagcctaacccggcaacacggggcgcaaggctgaagggggaggggacacacccaggatgggatgccagtccatcacaaggcatccaaagcgggactcaaaccccagacccggccaaaccaAAGCACAATATGTTGCTATTATCTTAGTTCTGttaactttctctttttttttttgcatctgtgtTCATATTTGCTCAAACGCTGCCACAGATAGGAACACGGGCGCTAACTGTCCTTGCTTCACTCTTGTGTATGCAGGTTCTGACCATGAAGTACAGGAGGAGAGAATTCATCGGCATCCCTCCTGTGCCTCCAAAGAAACTGGACTGCAAAAATGGTTATGAGAACTTCCTGTGATGTTCCCCGCCGAGAATTTATTTTGTGGAAGAGCATCAGAGGGCACAATCCGACGACTTTCTCTAGTTAACATTATATGTTACTTCATGTATCAGATCTTGTTTACTTTACAATGTGAAGTTAGATGGCATCGTGAATGCAGCTATACCAGTAAATAACCtttcaaaagaagaaacatAACATTGGTAAAGGGCTTTATGACATATAATATATGCAAGGAATGTATTTTTCACTGGGCAGCTGTAGTGAAATCTCTCATGTGAACACATAGTGTCAGAACTATTATGCATGAATTTACCCACAATATTTTGTGGTTTCCTGAGTGCCACTAGAAAGGCGTATTATCTTACTCTGTCATATGGACTTCTTATTGTTCTGTATTCATTTTCTTCTGCTGCACATAAGATCCGGAGACGTGTTGAACGTCTGTTCGTTTTCGGTCATTGAGCGGTGACCTACCagtgccagcagggggcggtaCACCTGAGGGCTGCCTTCAGCAGCTTCCGCTAAGGGTGACGTGGTGAAGTttctgggagggaaaaaaaaaaaacgtcccACGTCATGTTCGATGAGGAATGTATGTGTTTTGTACATGTCTTTTCTGTTGAGTATGGGTTCAGTGTGACAGTGCTGTCTTCTtctatttaaaatatcacaataaaacCATAACACTGAGTAAAACATCAGCTTTGTTTAATGTGTCAATATTGTGGAGCAATGACGCATGTGGCAAAAGAAATTTGGATACAGCTTTATAACAGGTGACTGGAAAAGTCAGTGAAACCTTGGTCGACTAACATGTTCCTCAGCACGTCCCACTGAACAGAATCTTCCGGATCTTTCTTTTTATCATATTCAAGGTCATATGCTTCACCAAGCAGTGGATAGCAAAACATGCATCTCATAGCTCAGATAATTCTTTCTTCTTAGCTCGTTGCTGAGTATTTTATACATATTCACTTTTGTTGAACATTCGCACTTTATGCATCACCTTCCACGACGAACGCCAGAAAAGAACACATAGGAACATGGCACAAAAAAGTGCTTTGCAAGAGAAATCGTGAACAGAGAGAATAGTTCACCGAGAGAGCTGTCTGCACAACACACTTTCGCTGACTGTCAGCTTCGTGGTCCTCGATGTTCTCAGTTTTGAAGTCGCTTGCAACGCGAGTTTCAAAGAAATCTTCAAAACAGGATGTGGGATGGACAGGTCATACGCCACACTTTGAATGAGACAACTAATATACACACAGAGTCATCCTGGTGAAGCTGAGATGTTCTTTCTAGTCAAGCAGCTACACAGATCCGAATAATTTAAGCAAAGACCGAATTAGTCTTCAGCAGCATTGCGTAACATACAATGGGATTTCATAGGCCTTAAcccatttcagatttttctcgTCCCGGTATCATATTATGTGCATTCTAACTCGTCACAAAAGAGGCCTAAGAGGTCCTAACACAACTTCCAGTAGGTTTacctttttctgtgtttcatacACTGACTGGAGCATTTTAACAGCTATTTCACAGGGACAGGATTCTACGGCTAACTCGCCCGCACACCGCCATCATATTGCCAGGTTGTTTGGTGTTTATGAAATTAGCTGTGCTCTTTGAAAGTGAACTCATATGAACCAGAAACGCGGTCTTCGGTCTCCACCGCTGACCATGTAAACCGAGTTAGGTACCTCTGGTTCTTAGACAGCAGCTTCACCGGGAGGTTTTCTTGCACAAGGATCTAGCGCACGCCACAGATGGCGGTCCTTTATCGTGACCTGAGGTATTAATTGCGCGAGTGAGAAAGACGGGAAATttttatctgtaaaaaaaaaaaaaaaaaaaaaaaaaacaagtcacaaACACCATCCCCCATGTGCCATTTCCTGCACTTGTTTCCACAATGACAcacatagagagagagagagggcaggGTTTGCAACAACAAAAGTGGAAGATAAATCACATTCAGGCTTTTCCTATGACACGGTCACATCCGTCCTGGCAATTTAGAAGAAGACACTCGGTCAATTAGAGTCAGTCTGAAATGGCATCTACACTTGCCGCTGTGCTCTTTCTTCCCCTCATCCTGGCCATTGACAACGGTAGGTTTTCGCTTTTTTACTCAATATATTGTCTTGTCTCTTTTAGCGTAGTTTTTCAGGGACATTTAAAGATCtcatacacacaaatatttgtatgaatataaatgaatgcaaaaacatcagaaaacaaGCTTTCATCAAAAGAGTCAACAGACAGTTGTAGgaaactgattaaaatgtgaatgttttcaCATGTAATAATCCTACaattatagatatatatacattttttgtgttatttagtTGCCACATAGTCACAACCTTGAGAtcagtgtattttaaattaaagttttaagaGAAAATTGCAACACTGAAGGTATCCAAGCCAACTTAGTGGCTCAGTGAAGGAGGCTGTCAGCTCCATGGACGCCGGCTCAAACTTGACTTGTGTATGTGATGAGTTGTACTTAACACCCATACGCTTGGGCAGATACTTGTAGGGTATCACAGCTATGTCTCACATTCCAAAGAGACAGTATTAAGCCGGTATGGTGATAGTGAATTGCCCCTTAGTATATTAGCCTATGTGTTCCCTATGACATGGCATCCCACCCATGGGGTACCTTACCCCCACATCCTGCTCTTCCTAGAACTGGCTCCATGTCACTGTGATCCAGACTGAATAAATGACTCACCGTGATCCCCTCTGCAGAGTTTCAGGTGAAGCAGTCTAGAAGGATTGGGATCAGCCCCAACGGCTCGGTTACAATTGTATGTGAATGCAGCAAGAATGACACCAAAGACTGGAAGCTGGAGatgaagctggagaaggaaaGCGACAGTGAATGGTTCTGCATGGCTTCAGAGCACGGGACCTCAAAAGAAAACTGTATTGTGAAGCAGAAGGACTGGAAAAGGGTAGAATTCACCCTCACCAATTTGGAATCAGACcactttgacatttacatttgtaagtTCACCAGGGAGAAGCCAGTTCCCATCGTTGAAAAGCAAGGGACAGGAACCATAGTGTACCCAGGTGAGTATTTCTCTCCCTGACACAAGACATACGCAACAAAAGGCAACAGAAAGTTAAAACCAAACTAATGATCCCATCAAACATTCACAACTCATAAAACTTTCTCTTCTATCTTTcgctctgaaaaaaatgttacttaCAGTTCCATACGTTAGCACAGCTTTGCAATTAAAGTTACCTGACAGAAGGGTCCAACGGCATGACTCCTGGGTGATCTTCCGGTCACAGTCTGTGTCTTTCATCTCCAGGTTGTTTGCTGCTCATTTGAACACTTacatatcattttaaaataacaagtTGCAATTAACATGtcacattttcttaaatttcagCTTCCTCTCAGCTTGAAATTATCACTGACTTTTACagtcaaatttaattttcaatttaaacaaCAGTCCTGATAAGAATAAAACAAGGTTGTACAGCGTCAACACACTGCATGAATGTTGAACATTTAATAGGGTAAGTTGTACTTTGTACAACTGTTTCTACAACTGTACAATTGTACTTTGTACAACTTCGTACAACAAGCTGTACCCTTACTTTATAGGGTAAATAAACAGGGTAAAGAAAGCTGGTAGCTTAGTACTgttgcctttggtcccaaaagttgcaggtttgaatcttgcctcCAGCtataacacccttgagcaaggtacttatcctaaaattactccagcaaaaatgactcagctgtataaatgagtaaataataacactgtaagttgctttggagaaaagtatcaacaaaatgaataaatgttaatacaaGCTCTACCCAACCAATGAGCTCCACTAAGTTGCATATGTCATGACAATGCGGCAAGTgcaaaaatttaatattaacttattttaaaaaaaatagaaatttaattCTATCATCTATCTGCATGCCATAGagatgtaaataatgaaaacagacatCTCATAACTGAAGAGTTCATTAAACAATCTCAGACTCCCTCTAACAAAGAGAGTGGCAcggttgtggttggagttgccGTATTTAGagctgaaggttgtaggtttgaatcctgcctactgcagtagtacccttgatcaaggcacttaccccaaattgttccagttaaaaatacccagctgtatgaacaggtcACTAATTGTAGAATGCTGAggattgtgagttgctttggataaaagtgtcagctaaattaataatgttaatcAACAAGCCTATAGgtatgtaaaaattaaatatagacATCTCTCAATTGGACAGTTCATTAAACAATCTCTATAACAAAGATGGAAACAGGTAGGatggtggttaaagctgctacctttggttTCAAgggacccagatttgaatcccagttcctgctgtagtacccttgatcaaggtactctaaattgctccagtaaaaattacccagctcaacaaatggctaaatcattgtaagctcctctgaagaaaagcatcaacaacTTAAAGCACAATGGGAGCACAAATAGGATGCATAAGATTTCATGCAACTAAGTAGTACCAAGACTGTCCATTCAAAACAATCTTGACCAGCAGATATTATTTACCTTACTGTATCAGTGGTATGTTTCACAAAGACAGTATTTAATCTGCTTTTTGATTTGAGTGAAAATCTACTTTCCCTCTTTCCTGTTGTCATTCTTGAGACCTCGCAGCTGTTTTCATCATTGCTTTGCTGTTTATGAAGAAGTCTCATGCTGCTCGGATTGTGTGACTGAGTCTGACATACTGACGTGCCCTCAGATGTCCATATTTGTGTCTTAAAGGGTCTCACTGTACAGAATCCAGCCTGCTGACATGGATTCTGATTGGAGTGGCAGCATTATTCTGTGTCTGCAGCTTGTCTCTCACCTGTGCCTACATAATGTTGAAGGTAAGGCATTCTAGGAATAGGATAAACATGTAGttgtttaaatttcttaaaGGGGCTTTAACACATCGCATAGAAACAACCGTCTCTGTAAAGAACTGCTCTTACTGCAACATTAGCACTTGCTAAAAACAATGCccaaagcacaaaataaattcCTTCCTTCTTGTCCTTGTTTAATGGGTCCAATTAGTCTATTTTGTAGTcatgttatatttttactgtCTATGAGGTTTGAAGAAAATAAGCAGGTCATTGGAAGACAGTTATGGAGTGTGATGGTTGAAGAAAAATGGGTCAACTgtcttcaaaagaaaaaaaatgtaaaccaaaaacctttttttctgcaacCATCAGTCCAGTAGAGAATGtctagaaattatttaaaaattaacatgagTCTTTTACAACTTCTTCATACAACTTCACACGCCTTACTTCTTTTGACATGGTGTACCTAAAAAATCTGTGGTTTGTAGCATAGGGCAGACTGTGGTATTTTGAAATGACGTAACCAAGTTACCTAATAGACCATATGCATAACCAAAAGTATGACAgggttattacatttacatttactcatttagcagatatttttatccaaactgacatatatctcagagaaaaatacaatgagtgcattacattgaCAGAAGGAGACATTTGGAAACAAACACGTGATTGTAAAGcatagttaatttgtcacattccagcATACGAACCAATGTGcatcacatgagtaactgcatgaaGGTGTATCCATTATACTAATATCAGTTTTTACTCTTTGAATTGTTCTTACTCTAAATGTCAAATTATGACTGAACTGATCTTCTGACAACTTGTTCTTATACAAAGAATGAGTTTCAGATGCTAAAAGGCTTGAACCTCATCTTTCTGTGAGTAGTTTGCATTTTCAGTCACGTGATTATTGTTAATTAACAAAATGAACAACTGCTCTTTCAGAGGGAGATGGGAGACCCAGATGGCAATGCAGAGTATGTGGACATGCGCAAAGTGCGGCCGGTTGGTAGAGGCTCTTCAAGAGACGTGAACTACAATTCCCACCAAGTTCATGGCTCCTTCTTCGTGGGTCAGTGAAGACAGACCCCAGCAGAGTACATTCTAGTAGCACGCTGAGGGCCAGAGGCCAGGGGTCATTCCTGCTCTCTCCTATGACAGGAGGAGTGTGTTGTTTCTCCGAAGCgcactgaaaacacaaagttaggtttacttaagagtcacatgtctgcatccatgtccctttctcttaatgtaacgcacaaattgtatttttgctgaaacgaacatcgctttggagaaaagtgtctgctaaatgaataaatgtaaatgtaagttaataGAAAGTAACATCTTTCACCAtcatgacacaaacacagacaaatgAATTGTATTGTTGCCAAAGTGCAGAAACTGAGCATAGAGGTCAATCTTACACACTCTGCATGGGAAAGTGGAGAACTTGCACTCATTGAGTATACAACCGTACATCTACACGAGGCTTTGTGCTGATGTACATCTTGTGTTGTTACGTGTCAGGGgctgcacttttctcttttttcactcCTGTGAcctgctttcattttaaaacatgtaacCCTTGTAAATATGCattctgaattatttaaataaattgtttaatatTAAGTTGATGTGTCAAGATTTTAAAggagacatttttaaatgtgctcaaAACACCTACACGCAAATCAACATTTCCTTCCAAAACTAGTGCTTACTAGGCCTTAAGCAACCTTGCTGATCAGATACCATGGAGGAAGCGCTCTTCAGTGCTATCAGGACCGACAAGGGGCCACTTTTGTGTGATGCAGAGCATCGTCAAGGTGGTGGAAGTTCACAGATTCAGCAGTCTTCACCTCGGGAGATCCACAAGTTTGCAAAAACCATTTCCTGAAGGAAACCCCCCAAAGTACCGATAAACACAAGACTTTGGTCTGTCTTTTGCAGTCAACTCAGTGGCAAGATTAAAGAGAATCAATGAACCCACAAGTTTTGAATTCACACACAAGCATACAGTAAGAGGAACACAGCATTTAGATTTTCAGAAGTAAAATCATAATTACCAGTCAAGGAAACAGAAAGGATAGAGTGTCTGGTAAATGGCTAAGGTTTCACTGAAAGGAACGTCTGACTGCAGTGTGGAGGAGGCATTTCATGATTCTCTTTGCCATTCTCCACCCACTGATTTGCCAGAAGTGCAGTCTGATCTCCTTCTCTGTGATACCGGCACCTGTGGCCTTGTGCTTTTTATCACCGACATCAATTCACGGTTTTATTTCGTTGAACAGGAGGCACCAATTAACAGGAACTGAAGCAATGAAATGATGTCTCTTTCTGATATCTTTCCTTCTAATTGTGTTTATCTTGCTTCCTCTCCTACTGAAGTTAAGCAATGGTGGGTAAAAGCAAAAGCTCTCAGGAAGGGCAGGCAGGGGTAAAGTCATATCAAAACACACTTGGGAAAAATGTCACCGCTCTTGTGCTGGTCACTCCTGCAGGCATGTGAAACGTCTCACCGTCAGTCCTGCCAGTGGGTGtgcacaaaagcacaaaacaacCCCCATGACAGTATCTGTTTAGCCCATCCATCTATACATCACCAATTACCACTTGTCCAAGGGGGCCAGGTGCTTGCAGTGAACatcactttaaaaatacaagaacgAGTTCATTTTCATCTCATCCAGCAGACATTATAGGAAGAGGTATGTTCTTTAtgggttaaagaaaaaaaatggatttcatGCTTTTAAAAGTCATGGGAAAAGTGCACCAGGTCTCACAGACAGGTGAAATGCCCAGAACGTAGGGTTTTATTGCCAGGTGGATAAATGGATCACAAACTGAAACATAAggatatttatttgaaaattctGGCATTATTACATAAGCTGTGTTTGAAgaccaagcacacacacacacacacacacacacacattttcagaaccgcttgtcccatacagggtcacgggggaaccagagcctacccggtaacacagggcgtaaggccggagggggaggggacacacccaggacgggacgccagtccatcacaaggcaccccaagcgggacttgaacctcagacccaccagagagcaggactgtggtccaacccactgtgccaccgcaccccccaagacCAAGCACATCGAAAAGAAAAATCTATGTGTTTGCagaaaaaatttgaaatatttgtataaagCAAAGGGGGCggagggacatggtggtgcagcggatctTGCCAGTGACCACTGTgaggtgggtctgaggtttgagccctgcttggggtgccttgcggcggactggtatcccatcctgggtgtgtcccctcgacCCTGTGCCcggtgttgccaggtaggctctgcctcaccgcaaccctgctcaggacaagtggttgtagatgttgggTGGTATTTGTTTAAAGCATGGGGAGGAATATTTTGAGTGGGGAgactgcaaaaacaaagaataggcaacacacacacacactgaccgaaactgcttgtcccgagcagcgTCGCagtaagccggagcctaacctggagcctaacccggcaacacagggcacaaggctggagggggaggggacacacccaggacgggacgccagtctgtcgcaaggcaccccaagcgggactgaaaccccagaaccaccagagagcaggcacaggccaaacctactgtgccaacGCGCCCCCCTAAGAAGAGGCAAAACCCTAGAAAATCATATTTCAAACGCTCACAGTAGTCTGATTCTTGACTTTTGCTACGAGACCTTTGGCACAGCAAactgacaaatgaatacatttgaAGCTCAGGGACTAAAAAGTCTTTAGTCAGCACATCTGCCCCACCATGTTGACTTAGAGTATGCAGATAAAACTCAGCTTCCTGCAagataaaaattgttttgttcaaTCAATGGTGTCACCAAATGTGTGGCTGATACAATCTCATTACCACGTTCCTGACTCTACCAAGTTACCTCAATATTCCCCGTCGCTCCGATGTTTACGCAAACAGTAAATACCGATACAGAACTCGGTATAACAGACTGTGCCAGAGATTATTATACATACAAAGCACAAGTGTCAGAAATACAGTCATGAAATAAAAGGTC from Scleropages formosus chromosome 12, fSclFor1.1, whole genome shotgun sequence harbors:
- the cd28 gene encoding cytotoxic T-lymphocyte protein 4, encoding MMTIGLISLISLWLHAGWALHVYQPYRVVGKGKEATLRCFYQTKDQPEEVQFTLYRGMDRKQEVCYSSFNTSQSLFETHGQVRCRGHIQPGSVDITISGLVGHDTDLYQCVIEVLYPPPYLLGLGNGTLLYIPEELDCPEPAEKFLADRQETSEAACILPWAIFAFIIIIIIIITAVGYKVLTMKYRRREFIGIPPVPPKKLDCKNGYENFL
- the LOC108920623 gene encoding uncharacterized protein LOC108920623, whose product is MASTLAAVLFLPLILAIDNEFQVKQSRRIGISPNGSVTIVCECSKNDTKDWKLEMKLEKESDSEWFCMASEHGTSKENCIVKQKDWKRVEFTLTNLESDHFDIYICKFTREKPVPIVEKQGTGTIVYPGSHCTESSLLTWILIGVAALFCVCSLSLTCAYIMLKREMGDPDGNAEYVDMRKVRPVGRGSSRDVNYNSHQVHGSFFVGQ